Proteins co-encoded in one Aquincola tertiaricarbonis genomic window:
- the alaS gene encoding alanine--tRNA ligase, which produces MKASDIRATFLKFFESKGHTIVASSPVVPGDDPTLLFTNAGMNQFKDVFLGFDKRPYNRATTAQKCIRAGGKHNDLENVGYTARHHTFFEMLGNFSFGDYFKKDAISYAWELLTEHFKLPKDKLWVTVYSEDDEAYEIWNKVVGVPAERIVRIGDNKGGRYMSDNFWMMGDTGPCGPCTEIFYDHGPEIAGGPPGSPDEDGDRYIEIWNNVFMQFNRTEDGVMHPLPKPSVDTGMGLERVTAVLQHVHSNYEIDLFVALLAAAKQAVDAAGAGDCDKDSPSLKVIADHIRACSFTVADGVIPGNEGRGYVLRRIARRGIRHGYKLGARKPFFHTLVAALTEQMGEAYPELRQQQARITEVLKQEEERFFQTIANGMEILDGALAKLQAQGGGALDGELAFKLHDTYGFPLDLTADVCRERGLSVDNAGFDAAMNRQREQARAAGKFKMQAGLEYSGTPTTFHGYEELSHDGAKVTAVYVDGTPVASARAGDDAVIVLDHTPFYAESGGQHGDTGELRNATSRVLVEDTLKVQADVYGHHGRIVEGEIKVGDVLAARVDAERRAKTIRNHSATHLMHKALREVLGGHVQQKGSLVTADRTRFDFAHNAPLTAEQIAQVEAIVNAEILANADTQARSMGIEEAQKLGAMMLFGEKYGDTVRVLDIGSSRELCGGTHVRRTGDIGLFKIVAESGVAAGIRRVEAVTGDNALAYLQGLEHTVDHLAATLKVTPTEVGTRVNAVLDQVRSLEKELAALKGKLASAQGDELMSQAVDINGLKVLAARLEGADAKTLRETMDKLKDKLKTAAIVLAAVDGDKVQLAAGVTADSVGKLKAGELVNFVAQQVGGKGGGKPDMAMAGGTDASKLAGALQSVRGWVAERV; this is translated from the coding sequence ATGAAAGCCTCCGACATCCGCGCCACGTTCCTGAAGTTCTTTGAATCGAAGGGGCACACCATCGTGGCCTCCAGCCCGGTGGTGCCGGGCGACGATCCGACGCTGCTGTTCACCAACGCCGGCATGAACCAGTTCAAGGACGTGTTCCTGGGCTTCGACAAGCGGCCGTACAACCGCGCCACCACTGCGCAGAAGTGCATCCGCGCCGGCGGCAAGCACAACGACCTGGAAAACGTCGGCTACACCGCGCGCCACCACACCTTCTTCGAGATGCTGGGCAACTTCAGCTTCGGCGACTACTTCAAGAAGGACGCGATCAGCTACGCCTGGGAACTGCTGACCGAGCACTTCAAGCTGCCCAAGGACAAGCTGTGGGTCACCGTCTATTCCGAGGACGACGAGGCCTACGAAATCTGGAACAAGGTGGTGGGCGTGCCCGCCGAGCGCATCGTGCGCATCGGCGACAACAAGGGCGGCCGCTACATGTCCGACAACTTCTGGATGATGGGCGACACCGGCCCCTGCGGCCCGTGCACCGAGATCTTCTACGACCACGGCCCCGAGATCGCCGGCGGCCCTCCGGGCAGCCCCGATGAAGACGGCGACCGTTACATCGAGATCTGGAACAACGTCTTCATGCAGTTCAACCGCACCGAAGACGGTGTGATGCATCCGCTGCCCAAGCCCAGCGTCGACACCGGCATGGGCCTGGAGCGCGTGACCGCGGTGCTGCAGCATGTGCACAGCAACTACGAGATCGACCTCTTCGTGGCGCTGCTGGCTGCGGCCAAACAAGCGGTTGACGCCGCCGGCGCCGGCGACTGCGACAAGGACAGCCCGAGCCTGAAGGTCATCGCCGACCACATCCGCGCCTGCTCGTTCACCGTGGCCGATGGCGTGATCCCCGGCAACGAAGGCCGCGGCTACGTGCTGCGCCGCATCGCCCGCCGCGGCATCCGCCATGGTTACAAGCTGGGCGCCCGCAAGCCCTTCTTCCACACCCTGGTGGCCGCGCTGACCGAGCAGATGGGCGAGGCGTACCCCGAGCTGCGCCAGCAGCAGGCCCGCATCACCGAGGTGCTGAAGCAGGAGGAAGAGCGCTTCTTCCAGACCATCGCCAACGGCATGGAAATCCTGGACGGCGCGCTGGCCAAGCTGCAGGCCCAGGGTGGCGGCGCACTCGATGGCGAACTGGCTTTCAAGCTGCACGACACCTACGGCTTCCCGCTCGACCTGACGGCCGACGTCTGCCGTGAGCGTGGCCTGTCGGTGGACAACGCCGGCTTCGACGCCGCGATGAACCGCCAGCGCGAGCAGGCGCGCGCCGCCGGCAAGTTCAAGATGCAGGCCGGCCTGGAATACAGCGGCACGCCCACCACCTTCCACGGCTACGAAGAGCTGTCACACGACGGCGCCAAGGTCACCGCGGTGTACGTGGACGGCACGCCGGTGGCATCGGCCCGCGCGGGTGACGATGCGGTGATCGTGCTCGACCACACGCCGTTCTACGCCGAAAGCGGCGGCCAGCATGGCGACACCGGCGAGCTGCGCAACGCCACCAGCCGCGTGCTGGTGGAAGACACGCTGAAGGTCCAGGCCGACGTGTACGGCCACCACGGCCGCATCGTCGAAGGCGAGATCAAGGTGGGCGACGTGCTCGCCGCGCGTGTGGATGCCGAGCGCCGCGCCAAGACCATCCGCAACCACAGCGCCACCCACCTGATGCACAAGGCCCTGCGCGAGGTGCTGGGCGGCCACGTGCAGCAGAAGGGCTCGCTGGTCACCGCCGACCGCACGCGCTTCGACTTCGCGCACAACGCGCCGCTGACGGCTGAGCAGATCGCGCAGGTCGAGGCCATCGTCAACGCCGAGATCCTGGCCAATGCCGACACGCAGGCCCGCAGCATGGGCATCGAAGAAGCGCAGAAGCTGGGCGCGATGATGCTGTTCGGCGAGAAGTACGGCGACACCGTGCGCGTGCTGGACATCGGCAGCAGCCGCGAGCTGTGCGGCGGCACCCACGTGCGCCGCACCGGCGACATCGGCCTCTTCAAGATCGTGGCTGAGAGCGGCGTGGCCGCGGGCATCCGCCGCGTGGAAGCCGTGACCGGCGACAACGCGCTGGCCTACCTGCAAGGCCTGGAGCACACCGTCGACCACTTGGCCGCCACCTTGAAGGTGACGCCCACCGAGGTGGGCACGCGGGTGAACGCGGTGCTCGACCAGGTGCGCAGCCTGGAGAAGGAACTGGCTGCGCTCAAGGGCAAGCTGGCTTCGGCCCAGGGCGACGAGCTGATGTCGCAGGCGGTGGACATCAACGGCCTGAAGGTGCTGGCCGCGCGGCTGGAAGGCGCTGACGCCAAGACGCTGCGCGAGACCATGGACAAGCTCAAGGACAAGCTCAAGACCGCCGCCATCGTGCTGGCCGCGGTGGACGGCGACAAGGTGCAGCTGGCCGCCGGCGTCACCGCCGACAGCGTGGGCAAGCTCAAGGCCGGCGAGCTGGTGAACTTCGTCGCCCAGCAGGTGGGCGGCAAGGGCGGCGGCAAGCCCGACATGGCCATGGCCGGCGGCACCGACGCCAGCAAGCTGGCCGGTGCGCTGCAATCGGTGCGCGGCTGGGTGGCTGAGCGGGTGTAA
- the coaBC gene encoding bifunctional phosphopantothenoylcysteine decarboxylase/phosphopantothenate--cysteine ligase CoaBC translates to MPERQDLAGRHILLGLSGGIASYKSAELVRELSRAGATVQVVMTEAAEHFITPVTMQALSNRPVVTSQWDAREPNNMAHINLTREADAMLIAPASADFIAKLVQGRADDLLSLACLARPIERCPLLVAPAMNREMWAHPATQRNVRQLVADGATLLGPGAGDQACGEVGDGRMLEAVELCEAMIAFFQPKLLAGRRVLITAGPTFEPIDPVRGITNHSSGKMGFALARAAQEAGAQVTLVAGPVHMPTPRGVARLDVQTARQMHAAVLPLAPQHDVFIATAAVADWRPDTTADQKIKKQGDSRVPTLALTENPDILAAVAALPQRPYCVGFAAESEQLLQHASEKRLRKNIPLIVGNLGPATFGRDDNALLLVDEQGHHDIPHADKLTLARALVREIAGRIGQPHTPA, encoded by the coding sequence ATGCCTGAACGCCAAGACCTCGCCGGCCGCCACATCCTGCTGGGGCTGTCCGGCGGCATCGCCAGCTACAAGTCGGCCGAACTGGTGCGCGAGCTGTCGCGCGCCGGGGCCACCGTGCAGGTGGTGATGACCGAAGCCGCCGAGCACTTCATCACCCCGGTGACGATGCAGGCGCTGTCCAACCGGCCGGTGGTCACCAGCCAGTGGGACGCGCGCGAGCCCAACAACATGGCGCACATCAACCTCACCCGTGAGGCGGATGCGATGCTCATCGCCCCGGCCAGCGCCGACTTCATCGCCAAGCTGGTGCAGGGCCGGGCCGACGACCTGCTGAGCCTGGCCTGCCTGGCGCGGCCGATCGAGCGCTGCCCGCTGCTGGTGGCGCCGGCCATGAACCGCGAGATGTGGGCCCACCCCGCCACCCAGCGCAACGTGCGCCAGCTGGTGGCCGACGGCGCCACGCTGCTGGGCCCCGGCGCCGGCGACCAGGCCTGCGGCGAAGTGGGCGACGGCCGCATGCTGGAAGCGGTGGAGCTGTGCGAGGCGATGATCGCCTTCTTCCAGCCCAAGCTGCTGGCCGGCCGCCGCGTGCTCATCACCGCCGGGCCCACCTTCGAGCCGATCGACCCGGTGCGCGGCATCACCAACCATTCCAGCGGCAAGATGGGCTTCGCGCTGGCGCGCGCCGCCCAGGAGGCGGGCGCCCAGGTCACGCTGGTGGCCGGGCCGGTGCACATGCCCACGCCGCGCGGCGTGGCCCGGCTGGACGTGCAGACCGCCCGCCAGATGCATGCCGCGGTGCTGCCGCTGGCGCCGCAGCACGACGTGTTCATCGCCACCGCGGCGGTGGCCGACTGGCGGCCCGACACCACTGCCGACCAGAAGATCAAGAAGCAGGGCGACAGCCGTGTGCCCACGCTGGCCCTGACCGAAAACCCCGACATCCTGGCCGCGGTGGCGGCCTTGCCCCAGCGGCCCTATTGCGTGGGCTTCGCGGCCGAGAGCGAGCAGCTGCTGCAGCATGCCAGCGAGAAGCGGCTGCGCAAGAACATCCCGCTGATCGTCGGCAATCTGGGCCCGGCCACCTTCGGCCGCGACGACAATGCGCTGCTGCTGGTGGACGAACAAGGCCACCATGACATTCCCCACGCCGACAAGCTGACGCTGGCCCGCGCCCTGGTGCGCGAGATCGCCGGCCGCATCGGCCAGCCACACACCCCCGCATGA
- the dut gene encoding dUTP diphosphatase — translation MTVIDVKVLDARMAEQMPAYATPGSAGLDLRACLDAPLVLEPGQAALIPTGLSIHIGDPGLAAMLLPRSGLGHKHGIVLGNLVGLIDSDYQGPLMVSCWNRGQQTYTVQPLERIAQMVIVPVVQASFRRVESFDASERGTGGFGSTGTA, via the coding sequence ATGACCGTCATCGATGTGAAAGTGCTCGACGCCCGCATGGCCGAGCAGATGCCCGCCTACGCCACCCCCGGCAGCGCGGGCCTGGATTTGCGCGCCTGCCTGGACGCACCGCTGGTGCTGGAGCCGGGGCAGGCCGCCTTGATTCCGACCGGCCTGTCCATCCACATCGGCGACCCCGGGCTGGCTGCGATGCTGCTGCCGCGCTCGGGCCTGGGCCACAAGCATGGCATCGTGCTGGGCAACCTGGTGGGCCTGATCGACAGCGACTACCAGGGCCCGTTGATGGTGAGCTGCTGGAACCGCGGGCAGCAGACCTACACCGTGCAGCCGCTGGAGCGCATCGCGCAGATGGTGATCGTGCCGGTGGTGCAGGCCAGCTTCCGCCGTGTCGAGAGCTTCGACGCCAGCGAGCGGGGCACCGGCGGCTTCGGGTCGACCGGTACGGCCTGA